In the Pseudomonas sp. ADAK2 genome, one interval contains:
- a CDS encoding endonuclease, with protein sequence MKKLLSVVILTLSVITSAFSSPPSTFSEAKVIAKQKIYLDQANSSMGELYCGCKWTWVGKSGGRIDADSCGLKARKQENRAERTEWEHIVPAWTFGNQRQCWKNGGREHCVDDDPVFRAMEANLFNLYPSVGEVNGDRSNFNYGMASGIAPQYGQCKTRVDFDQRAAEPRDEVKGLVARTTFYMFDRYNLSMSRQQQQLLMAWDKQFPVSAWEKERDGRIAAIMGHANPFVTGERRWSQGYKAVGDGVVSAIPVNPPRAPAQPTLASASGAVSIIGNRKSQVYHLSMGCPGYGQVSAKNQITFNSESEAQAAGYRKAGNCN encoded by the coding sequence ATGAAAAAACTGCTGTCAGTAGTAATCCTCACCCTCTCGGTAATCACCTCCGCGTTCTCAAGCCCTCCGTCGACTTTTTCCGAAGCCAAGGTCATCGCGAAGCAGAAGATCTACCTCGACCAAGCAAACAGCTCCATGGGCGAGTTGTATTGCGGCTGCAAATGGACGTGGGTTGGTAAATCAGGTGGTCGAATCGATGCTGACTCATGCGGCCTTAAGGCCAGAAAGCAAGAGAATCGAGCAGAGCGGACTGAGTGGGAACACATAGTTCCTGCCTGGACATTTGGCAACCAACGCCAATGCTGGAAGAACGGTGGACGCGAGCACTGTGTGGACGATGATCCTGTGTTTCGAGCAATGGAAGCAAACTTGTTCAACCTCTACCCATCTGTTGGGGAGGTGAACGGCGACCGTAGTAATTTCAACTACGGTATGGCGTCCGGAATCGCTCCGCAGTATGGCCAGTGCAAGACGCGGGTTGATTTCGATCAACGAGCCGCGGAACCACGTGACGAGGTCAAAGGGCTGGTCGCGAGGACAACCTTTTACATGTTCGACAGATATAACCTCAGCATGTCTCGGCAGCAGCAACAGCTACTGATGGCCTGGGACAAGCAATTCCCGGTTTCGGCGTGGGAAAAAGAGCGGGATGGTCGCATTGCGGCAATCATGGGGCACGCCAATCCATTCGTGACTGGCGAGCGTCGATGGTCGCAAGGATACAAGGCGGTTGGTGATGGGGTAGTCAGCGCCATTCCTGTTAATCCACCGCGAGCGCCCGCTCAGCCAACCCTAGCAAGTGCTAGCGGAGCAGTTTCGATTATTGGCAATCGGAAAAGCCAGGTCTACCACCTCTCGATGGGGTGCCCTGGCTATGGTCAGGTGTCTGCGAAAAACCAAATAACTTTTAACTCTGAATCTGAAGCCCAGGCGGCAGGATATCGAAAGGCAGGTAACTGCAATTAG
- a CDS encoding sugar ABC transporter substrate-binding protein, giving the protein MKLPFAGRLLAVAMLAAASAALPLSSAFADTEKPKVALVMKSLANEFFLTMEDGAKAYQKDHTADFDLISNGIKDETDTAGQTRIVEQMILAKVNALVIAPADSKAMVPVIKKAVDAGITVINIDNQLDPAVVKSKNITVPFVGPDNRKGARLVGEYLAKQLKAGDEVGIIEGVSTTTNAQQRTAGFKDAMEAANIKVVSLQSGDWEIDKGNKVAASILSEYPEVKALLAGNDSMAVGAVSAVRAAGKAGKVQVVGYDNINAIKPMLKDGRVLATADQFAAKQAVFGIETALKIIKGEKVDSGTNGVIETPVELVTK; this is encoded by the coding sequence ATGAAGCTGCCATTCGCTGGACGTCTTCTCGCTGTCGCTATGCTGGCTGCCGCATCCGCCGCTTTGCCCCTCTCTTCGGCTTTCGCCGACACTGAAAAACCTAAAGTCGCGCTGGTCATGAAATCTCTGGCCAACGAATTCTTCCTGACCATGGAAGACGGCGCCAAGGCCTATCAGAAAGACCACACCGCCGACTTCGACCTGATCTCCAACGGCATCAAGGACGAAACGGACACCGCTGGCCAAACGCGCATCGTCGAGCAAATGATCCTGGCCAAGGTCAACGCGCTGGTCATCGCACCGGCTGATTCCAAGGCCATGGTTCCCGTGATCAAGAAAGCCGTCGATGCCGGTATCACCGTGATCAACATCGATAATCAACTCGATCCGGCTGTGGTCAAAAGCAAGAACATCACCGTTCCGTTCGTAGGCCCGGACAACCGCAAAGGTGCGCGTCTGGTCGGCGAGTACCTGGCCAAGCAACTGAAGGCCGGTGACGAAGTCGGCATCATCGAAGGCGTGTCCACCACCACCAACGCCCAACAGCGCACCGCGGGTTTCAAGGACGCGATGGAAGCGGCGAATATCAAAGTCGTATCGCTGCAGTCCGGTGACTGGGAGATCGACAAAGGCAACAAGGTTGCCGCCTCGATCCTCAGCGAATACCCGGAAGTCAAAGCCCTGCTGGCCGGTAACGACAGCATGGCCGTCGGCGCTGTGTCCGCCGTCCGTGCCGCGGGCAAGGCTGGCAAAGTGCAAGTGGTCGGCTACGACAACATCAACGCCATCAAGCCGATGCTCAAGGATGGTCGCGTCCTGGCCACCGCTGACCAGTTTGCCGCCAAGCAAGCCGTGTTCGGTATCGAGACTGCGCTGAAAATCATCAAGGGCGAGAAAGTCGACAGCGGCACCAACGGCGTAATCGAAACTCCGGTAGAGCTGGTTACCAAGTAG
- a CDS encoding DUF7693 family protein: MTRSSTQSWNEIYHGLMPVEIDGWRLSLFNDCDTLDYCEY, translated from the coding sequence ATGACTCGAAGCTCCACCCAGTCATGGAATGAGATCTACCACGGCCTCATGCCCGTGGAGATTGATGGATGGCGGCTCTCACTATTCAATGACTGTGACACCCTAGACTACTGCGAATACTGA
- a CDS encoding ATP-dependent nuclease has protein sequence MQIRHLAVRNFRGITSLDWSPKGPFACLIGAGDSGKSTILDAVDAALNSRWFSFGDSDFFGGNTTVPICIEVTVGELATELKTDGRFGLYIRGWTAEGRLRDEPENADEAVLTVRLTVDATLEPVWEIICDRLTESRQISNRDRAKFGLVRLSGDDAKQLSWGQGSVLARLTGDNSEAAARLADAYRSAKDSAKLHEIPSLMQAAELAQGYAKGMGAYVTFNYAPGLELGRAGLSAGSIALHDGFVPLRLAGLGTRRLASLAIQKSAIREGAIVLIDEIEHGLEPHRIVGALAQLKSDQIASVTNARPVGQVLLTTHSEVALSECGVETVNVVQTDKITRAATINSPAFPDSIRPLVRFNGKALFAKRILVCEGMTEVGIIMGFREVLIERHAKPIEQLSVALADGNGSQATSMALGLAKLGYQTAMFMDSDVPLSPPVIEELRNAEIQIFEYGVGTQLNTEQAIFFPASDSDVQRLLEAARVNHSHDSINGSLLAKLPGMTHQSIQVDFSSWAANTGLTSEQLRAIVAEVAKRNKWFKEHRYGREIAPIVWNIICGDHQSYLTKVVMALEAWIYAEPH, from the coding sequence ATGCAGATTCGACATCTTGCAGTGCGAAATTTCCGTGGAATTACTTCTCTTGATTGGTCTCCAAAGGGCCCGTTTGCTTGTTTGATTGGTGCAGGTGATTCTGGAAAATCCACCATTCTTGATGCGGTCGATGCCGCATTGAACTCGCGGTGGTTCAGCTTTGGTGATTCTGATTTTTTCGGGGGCAATACTACGGTTCCAATCTGCATTGAGGTAACCGTTGGTGAGCTCGCTACAGAGCTTAAAACGGATGGAAGATTTGGGTTGTATATCCGAGGCTGGACTGCAGAAGGGAGACTGCGCGACGAACCCGAAAACGCCGATGAAGCCGTCCTGACAGTACGGCTCACCGTCGATGCAACACTAGAACCTGTATGGGAGATCATCTGCGATCGGCTGACGGAGTCCCGTCAGATATCGAACCGAGACCGGGCCAAATTTGGATTGGTGAGATTATCGGGCGACGATGCCAAACAGCTGTCGTGGGGGCAGGGGTCTGTTCTTGCTAGACTAACGGGCGACAATAGCGAGGCAGCTGCTCGACTTGCGGATGCGTACCGCTCTGCCAAAGACAGCGCCAAGCTGCACGAGATTCCATCTTTGATGCAAGCGGCTGAGCTCGCGCAAGGGTACGCGAAGGGAATGGGTGCATATGTGACCTTCAATTACGCTCCCGGTCTCGAGCTAGGTAGGGCAGGGTTGTCGGCCGGCTCGATTGCGCTTCACGACGGATTTGTGCCGTTAAGGTTGGCCGGGCTGGGTACGCGACGATTGGCAAGTTTGGCCATCCAAAAGTCGGCCATCAGGGAAGGCGCGATTGTTCTCATTGATGAAATTGAACATGGCCTTGAGCCCCATCGCATCGTCGGAGCGCTGGCTCAATTAAAGTCGGATCAGATCGCTTCTGTCACCAATGCCCGACCCGTGGGGCAGGTGCTTCTCACAACACATTCCGAGGTTGCTCTAAGCGAGTGTGGTGTTGAAACCGTGAACGTTGTTCAAACGGACAAGATCACCCGAGCAGCGACCATCAATTCACCAGCCTTCCCTGATTCGATCCGGCCCTTGGTTCGATTTAATGGCAAAGCTCTGTTTGCTAAGCGTATCTTGGTGTGTGAGGGGATGACCGAAGTCGGGATCATCATGGGGTTTCGAGAAGTCCTAATCGAGCGCCATGCAAAGCCGATCGAACAACTGAGCGTCGCGTTGGCTGATGGCAACGGATCTCAGGCGACTTCCATGGCGCTTGGTCTTGCGAAGCTGGGTTACCAAACCGCGATGTTCATGGATTCGGATGTGCCGCTATCGCCTCCTGTCATTGAAGAACTTCGTAACGCTGAAATACAGATATTTGAGTACGGCGTCGGAACGCAGCTCAACACCGAGCAGGCAATATTTTTTCCAGCTTCGGATAGCGACGTTCAACGCTTACTGGAGGCCGCAAGGGTTAATCACAGTCATGACTCCATCAATGGGAGCCTGTTAGCAAAGCTTCCTGGTATGACTCATCAATCAATACAGGTGGATTTCAGTAGCTGGGCTGCCAACACGGGGCTGACGTCGGAGCAGTTACGCGCCATCGTGGCCGAGGTGGCCAAACGCAATAAGTGGTTCAAGGAACATCGCTATGGGAGGGAGATCGCTCCGATAGTGTGGAACATCATATGCGGTGATCACCAGTCCTATCTGACAAAGGTTGTCATGGCATTGGAGGCTTGGATTTATGCTGAGCCCCACTGA
- a CDS encoding tyrosine-type recombinase/integrase, whose protein sequence is MSAPTVFLLSLAQRGLLQNTIKAAADDLKGFFQALSDHGQDWRELTDSDMSGYLYGHLLKSRSLTENSIVRHKTTIKMFYQHSWNVGFLDTPPTFSYTYLSNNLKLQGESYKKVNFDLYNKYVAIDIFKYLLSNVIAQAPFEKERDELVLHIGYHCGLRTSEVTDPRNLLTADLRKLIAIAVDCGQKTINIPIIGKGEKLRNIDVPPRAFVKIKKFLDGNRANIPDGPLICRRNGAPLSLEHATYVFRSAKICASAKIEEVITALHEKDAHMHFIRKPSFMKLTFHSLRHTYATNLVDFCYKHGYDPWQYVPEQMGHEDEETTEEYVVFDGKLNRREKIRRALNDEPDE, encoded by the coding sequence GTGTCTGCACCCACCGTGTTTCTCTTATCCCTAGCTCAGCGTGGCTTGCTTCAAAACACGATTAAAGCCGCCGCCGATGACTTGAAAGGCTTTTTCCAAGCTCTCTCGGATCATGGACAGGATTGGAGAGAACTCACTGACAGCGACATGTCAGGGTACCTATACGGCCACCTACTAAAATCCAGATCACTCACCGAAAATTCGATTGTGCGGCATAAAACAACAATAAAAATGTTCTACCAACATTCTTGGAACGTTGGCTTTCTGGATACCCCTCCAACATTCTCCTATACATACCTCTCGAACAATCTAAAATTGCAAGGCGAAAGCTACAAAAAAGTAAATTTCGACCTCTACAACAAATATGTAGCAATTGACATATTTAAATATTTACTAAGCAATGTGATTGCTCAAGCCCCATTTGAAAAAGAGCGCGATGAACTAGTTTTGCATATAGGCTATCACTGTGGCTTACGAACAAGCGAAGTCACAGACCCACGAAATCTGTTGACCGCAGATCTGAGAAAGCTCATTGCTATCGCAGTAGATTGTGGACAAAAAACAATAAATATACCGATTATTGGAAAAGGCGAAAAACTTAGAAATATCGACGTACCGCCGAGAGCTTTTGTAAAAATCAAAAAATTCCTAGATGGAAACAGAGCTAACATACCTGATGGGCCGTTAATATGCAGACGCAATGGCGCACCATTATCACTCGAACACGCAACCTACGTATTTAGGTCAGCAAAAATTTGCGCCAGTGCAAAAATCGAAGAAGTGATTACTGCACTTCATGAAAAAGACGCACACATGCATTTCATTCGTAAACCTTCGTTTATGAAATTAACATTCCACTCACTACGGCATACGTATGCCACCAACTTAGTTGATTTTTGCTACAAACACGGATATGACCCATGGCAATATGTCCCCGAACAAATGGGACATGAAGACGAAGAAACAACAGAAGAATATGTTGTTTTCGACGGAAAGCTTAATCGTCGTGAAAAAATAAGGCGAGCGCTGAATGATGAGCCTGACGAATGA
- a CDS encoding pentapeptide repeat-containing protein: MKFPDTPSLAAFKSDAAVLHRDLRSGCRSAIDRAISAQLISSGPVNRDICLRIIAKEHGLPYSKIVARDQMISRYAEHCVSQGFWRKPYEGVFRRARFLLQFDALVECLRDQVPLVSAADKRGVDFSGFHFSSLLFSRIRRVLKRLKVPDFSYLQAPGSLVHYDWFQDVQKASHCNFSDAKFYCITADPVIQPGAYGWETDFSYADLRGVDLRGAYLREACFKGAKVDGADLRNANINGCVFDGATGEFLSGEILYHNWDVGPQGVVPWLPDDED, encoded by the coding sequence ATGAAATTCCCTGATACTCCTTCGCTTGCTGCTTTTAAGTCAGATGCAGCTGTTTTGCATCGTGATTTACGCAGCGGCTGTCGCTCTGCAATCGACAGAGCCATTAGTGCGCAGTTGATAAGTTCGGGCCCTGTAAACCGGGATATCTGCCTACGTATCATTGCCAAAGAGCATGGTCTGCCATACTCCAAAATAGTTGCTAGGGATCAGATGATATCCCGCTACGCGGAACACTGTGTTTCTCAAGGGTTTTGGCGCAAACCATATGAAGGCGTATTTCGAAGGGCGCGATTCCTGTTGCAGTTCGACGCGCTTGTTGAATGTCTTCGTGACCAAGTTCCACTTGTGTCTGCTGCAGATAAGCGGGGCGTCGATTTCAGCGGATTTCATTTCAGCTCGTTGCTATTTAGCAGAATTCGTCGTGTCCTCAAGCGCTTAAAAGTCCCTGATTTCAGCTACCTGCAGGCGCCCGGAAGCCTCGTACACTACGACTGGTTCCAGGACGTTCAAAAGGCAAGCCATTGCAACTTCAGTGATGCAAAGTTCTATTGCATTACCGCTGATCCAGTGATTCAACCAGGCGCTTACGGATGGGAGACTGATTTTAGCTATGCGGATTTGCGAGGCGTTGACCTTCGAGGAGCCTATCTAAGAGAAGCCTGTTTTAAAGGGGCAAAAGTCGACGGAGCTGATCTGCGCAATGCGAATATCAATGGCTGCGTATTCGACGGTGCCACAGGGGAGTTTTTGAGCGGTGAAATCCTTTATCACAACTGGGACGTAGGCCCTCAGGGCGTCGTCCCTTGGTTACCTGACGACGAAGACTGA
- a CDS encoding RNA-directed DNA polymerase, translated as MELQDLLARGYFPVQLPTGFSTKQLAANLSHIQATWDAELAKKKSVLSLGERFSVARSSYSRRITSIINPVNFYGLARDICEYWPRIQEHYETSKISRSIPGPGGSLRAIDLTKFTDLYEERVRQSAGARYALVTDISSYFPTVYTHTIPWALHTKAVAKTNKKKTAQHFGNILDGRCMGTQDGQTVGLPIGPDTSHIIAEIIGVSIDKAIHEELGAWPKGFRYVDDFTFFFNRREEAERALAVIIKCVSSFELQINASKTRIVEVRELVQESWKYSLKKLQISAMIRQQKDDIHYYFEMLFSLESRFKDESLVKYGLKQLSSTIIKIPNWPVAEAYLLKCGYGFPNTLQVITQILATYHHHGYPLNLTAITDFCSNLLESASAANHHSETAWLLWLSKEIGITLKASLIEQVLRVESSVCSLIALDLYHRGHVDDVIDVSNLQALVSPEALYGAHWLMAYEGGRRRWLGNTDLSFIQGHPCFGVLLAAGVGFYNHEAKIPPIFVLKATAQGEARFNTDEEIDDNFEFDDMDEEYFDSSSRDEEDEVEPKIDKAGEDGDPLEDPDDLY; from the coding sequence ATGGAACTCCAAGACCTGCTTGCAAGAGGCTACTTTCCCGTTCAGCTTCCTACCGGATTCAGCACTAAACAGCTTGCGGCCAATCTGAGTCATATCCAAGCGACCTGGGACGCCGAATTGGCCAAAAAAAAATCTGTGCTGTCACTAGGCGAGCGCTTCTCGGTTGCTAGATCGTCTTACAGCAGACGTATCACATCCATCATCAATCCGGTCAATTTTTATGGGCTAGCTAGAGATATTTGTGAGTACTGGCCCCGCATACAAGAACATTACGAAACGAGCAAAATATCCCGCAGCATCCCAGGGCCAGGGGGTAGCTTGCGGGCGATTGATCTGACCAAGTTCACAGATCTCTACGAGGAGCGCGTTCGGCAATCCGCAGGTGCGCGTTACGCTCTTGTCACGGACATCTCAAGCTATTTTCCAACGGTGTACACCCACACTATTCCTTGGGCTCTTCACACCAAAGCTGTCGCGAAGACGAATAAGAAGAAGACCGCACAACACTTCGGCAATATCCTCGACGGTCGATGCATGGGTACTCAGGACGGGCAAACTGTCGGGCTCCCTATTGGCCCAGATACCTCTCACATCATTGCCGAGATCATCGGCGTTTCCATCGATAAGGCGATCCACGAGGAACTTGGAGCTTGGCCAAAGGGCTTTCGGTACGTCGACGATTTCACGTTTTTCTTCAACCGGAGGGAGGAGGCGGAGAGGGCGCTTGCTGTAATCATAAAATGCGTAAGTTCGTTTGAGCTGCAGATCAATGCGTCCAAGACACGAATTGTGGAGGTGCGCGAGCTGGTGCAGGAATCATGGAAATACAGCCTTAAAAAGCTCCAGATTTCCGCGATGATCAGGCAGCAAAAGGACGACATCCATTATTACTTTGAGATGCTGTTCTCCTTGGAGTCGAGATTTAAAGATGAAAGCTTGGTGAAGTACGGCCTCAAACAGCTGTCATCCACCATCATCAAGATCCCGAACTGGCCCGTTGCCGAAGCCTATCTACTGAAGTGCGGCTACGGTTTTCCGAATACCTTGCAGGTAATTACCCAGATCCTCGCGACCTACCATCATCACGGATACCCGCTGAACCTCACCGCAATCACCGATTTCTGCAGCAACCTTTTGGAATCCGCCTCAGCGGCGAATCACCACAGTGAAACCGCGTGGCTTCTGTGGTTGAGTAAGGAAATCGGAATCACGCTCAAAGCATCACTAATCGAGCAAGTCTTGCGGGTTGAAAGTTCGGTATGTTCTCTCATCGCTCTTGACCTGTATCACCGCGGCCATGTAGATGACGTAATTGATGTATCGAACCTGCAAGCACTTGTGTCCCCCGAAGCACTTTATGGTGCCCACTGGCTGATGGCGTACGAGGGCGGACGAAGGCGATGGCTCGGCAATACCGATTTGTCGTTTATCCAGGGGCACCCCTGCTTCGGTGTGCTGCTGGCCGCAGGTGTCGGATTTTACAATCACGAAGCCAAGATTCCGCCCATCTTCGTTCTCAAAGCAACCGCGCAAGGTGAAGCCCGGTTTAACACGGACGAGGAAATCGATGACAACTTCGAATTCGATGACATGGATGAGGAGTATTTCGATTCATCAAGTCGGGACGAGGAGGATGAGGTCGAACCTAAGATAGACAAGGCAGGCGAGGATGGCGATCCACTGGAAGATCCCGATGATCTCTATTGA
- a CDS encoding asparaginase, translating into MKSAFNTFIPGALALLLLLPTALQAKEAETQQKLANVVILATGGTIAGAGASAANSATYQAAKVGIEQLIAGVPELSQLANVRGEQVMQIASESITNDNLLQLGRRVAELADSKDVDGIVITHGTDTLEETAYFLNLVEKTDKPIIVVGSMRPGTAMSADGMLNLYNAVAVASSKEARGKGVLVTMNDEIQSGRDVSKMINIKTEAFKSAWGPLGMVVEGKSYWFRLPAKRHTMDSEFDIKTIKSLPDVEIAYSYGNVSDTAYKALAQSGAKAIIHAGTGNGSVSSRVVPTLQALRKDGVQIIRSSHVNAGGFVLRNAEQPDDKYDWVVAHDLNPQKARILAMVALTKTNDSKELQRMFWEY; encoded by the coding sequence ATGAAATCTGCTTTCAACACCTTTATTCCGGGCGCTTTGGCCCTCCTGCTGCTCCTGCCCACCGCCCTTCAGGCGAAAGAAGCCGAAACCCAACAGAAACTGGCGAACGTGGTGATCCTGGCCACCGGCGGCACCATTGCCGGCGCTGGCGCCAGCGCGGCCAACAGTGCCACCTACCAGGCGGCCAAGGTCGGTATCGAGCAACTGATCGCCGGCGTGCCTGAACTCAGCCAGTTGGCTAACGTGCGTGGCGAACAAGTCATGCAGATCGCCTCGGAAAGCATCACCAACGACAACCTGTTGCAACTGGGTCGCCGCGTGGCGGAATTGGCCGACAGCAAAGACGTCGATGGCATCGTCATCACCCACGGCACCGACACCCTGGAAGAAACCGCCTACTTCCTGAACCTGGTGGAAAAAACCGACAAGCCGATCATCGTGGTCGGCTCCATGCGTCCAGGCACCGCGATGTCGGCCGATGGCATGTTGAACCTGTATAACGCCGTGGCCGTGGCCAGCAGCAAAGAAGCGCGCGGCAAAGGTGTGCTGGTGACCATGAACGATGAAATCCAGTCCGGTCGCGACGTCAGCAAAATGATCAACATCAAGACCGAGGCCTTCAAAAGTGCCTGGGGCCCGCTGGGCATGGTGGTCGAAGGCAAATCCTACTGGTTCCGCCTGCCGGCCAAGCGTCACACCATGGACTCGGAATTCGACATCAAAACCATCAAGAGCCTGCCTGACGTAGAAATCGCCTATTCCTATGGCAACGTCAGCGATACCGCCTACAAAGCCCTGGCGCAATCGGGCGCCAAAGCGATCATCCACGCCGGCACCGGCAACGGTTCGGTGTCCTCGCGCGTCGTGCCAACCCTGCAGGCCCTGCGCAAGGATGGCGTGCAAATCATCCGCTCGTCCCACGTCAACGCCGGCGGCTTCGTGCTGCGTAACGCTGAACAGCCTGACGACAAGTACGACTGGGTGGTGGCGCATGACCTGAACCCACAGAAGGCGCGCATCCTGGCCATGGTCGCGCTGACCAAGACCAACGACAGCAAAGAGCTGCAACGGATGTTCTGGGAATACTGA
- a CDS encoding UvrD-helicase domain-containing protein translates to MLSPTDLLVTRSGAVVAPAGHGKTEIIASLAGLAKRSLILTHTHAGVHAIRDRIKRLGISSAMVAVDTIAGWCMTYAHAFPKAASPCEGMPRTPAEWDQLYRGVIAALKIQAVQDVLKASYERVLIDEYQDCNFLQHELAVELSSMIPTVIFGDPMQGIFEFAGATLNWEAEIHPHFPYQGTLETPHRWIGKNEELGRWIAATRIHLQQGEQIDLQDAPIKVVSANDAFDMGALFDGIDDKTGLHAAIHCNKTLCYRIARASGGGFQAIEEIAASRLQAFAKQWDEATILAHRVQAFTSLLSECIQVIPTLPGQVLCPEDLAISLETLMLQNTLMQDSGTGAILKLLSIVKRRSDFRLFRREVWRDAERAAGELANGRAATMEEAVAIVKQSTARTGRLLPHRTVSTPLLLKGLEFDHVVIPDASHFANERFASAKLFYVAISRATQSLTITSSQRYLRFPAPRN, encoded by the coding sequence ATGCTGAGCCCCACTGATTTGTTGGTTACGCGCTCAGGCGCTGTGGTGGCGCCTGCCGGTCACGGCAAAACCGAGATTATCGCCTCATTGGCCGGCCTAGCAAAAAGATCTCTGATACTGACTCACACGCATGCGGGGGTGCACGCTATTCGTGATCGCATCAAAAGACTTGGTATCTCCAGCGCAATGGTTGCCGTCGATACCATTGCTGGTTGGTGTATGACCTATGCCCACGCGTTTCCAAAAGCCGCCAGCCCCTGCGAGGGGATGCCCAGAACTCCCGCAGAATGGGATCAGCTTTATCGGGGAGTCATCGCGGCTCTGAAGATCCAAGCAGTGCAAGATGTGCTTAAAGCGTCTTATGAGCGCGTGTTGATCGATGAGTATCAGGATTGCAACTTCCTGCAACATGAGCTTGCTGTCGAGCTTTCATCGATGATTCCGACGGTAATCTTCGGAGACCCGATGCAGGGGATCTTTGAGTTTGCCGGCGCGACGTTGAACTGGGAAGCCGAAATTCATCCGCATTTTCCCTATCAAGGAACGCTGGAGACGCCACACCGGTGGATTGGAAAAAACGAGGAACTGGGACGCTGGATTGCAGCCACTCGCATCCATCTTCAGCAAGGCGAACAAATAGATCTTCAGGACGCCCCCATTAAAGTTGTGAGTGCCAATGATGCTTTTGATATGGGAGCGTTGTTCGACGGGATCGATGACAAGACAGGGCTGCATGCGGCGATCCATTGCAATAAAACATTGTGCTACAGGATCGCCAGAGCGAGTGGGGGAGGATTTCAGGCAATTGAGGAAATAGCGGCTTCGCGACTACAAGCTTTTGCGAAACAGTGGGATGAGGCAACCATCTTGGCGCATCGTGTACAAGCGTTCACATCACTGCTGTCGGAGTGTATTCAAGTGATTCCTACGCTTCCCGGTCAAGTCCTGTGTCCGGAAGATTTGGCAATTAGCTTGGAAACGTTGATGCTGCAAAACACGCTCATGCAGGATAGCGGCACCGGAGCAATTCTGAAACTGTTGTCCATCGTTAAAAGGCGGTCTGACTTCAGATTGTTTCGCAGGGAAGTATGGCGTGATGCGGAACGTGCAGCCGGGGAGCTAGCAAACGGGAGAGCCGCGACAATGGAAGAGGCTGTGGCCATCGTCAAGCAATCGACCGCCAGAACAGGTCGCCTACTTCCACACCGTACCGTATCAACTCCCTTGCTATTGAAGGGGCTTGAGTTCGATCATGTTGTGATTCCTGACGCAAGTCACTTTGCAAATGAGCGGTTTGCTAGCGCCAAGCTTTTCTATGTTGCAATTTCAAGAGCCACGCAGTCGCTGACGATCACTTCTTCGCAACGTTACTTGAGGTTTCCGGCGCCCAGGAATTAG
- a CDS encoding DUF1654 domain-containing protein yields the protein MPTVKYCMHVQLNKGNSVASTSASPDSYQRMGVRVQKIINSQSAQKAKAALIFRLPDEPVDEWEQLLEEIDENDNVTLAYRDDGGVQIFWVVPKED from the coding sequence ATGCCTACAGTTAAATACTGTATGCACGTACAGCTTAATAAGGGTAATTCCGTGGCCTCCACTTCCGCCTCTCCTGACTCCTATCAACGCATGGGCGTTCGCGTCCAAAAAATCATCAATTCCCAAAGTGCCCAGAAAGCCAAAGCAGCCCTGATCTTTCGCCTGCCCGACGAACCGGTGGATGAGTGGGAACAACTGCTCGAAGAAATCGACGAGAACGATAACGTCACCCTCGCCTACCGCGACGATGGCGGTGTGCAGATTTTCTGGGTTGTGCCGAAGGAAGATTGA
- a CDS encoding DUF7693 family protein: MTTTSPLTAREVCQVLTKVALGKRVMMRSSVQSWNEIYHGLMPVEIDGWLLTLFSDWDTLDYCEYCKSPDGRVGTLELGQRAGNDSGDLFRA, from the coding sequence TTGACCACAACCTCCCCTCTAACGGCCCGCGAGGTCTGCCAAGTGCTGACGAAAGTCGCGCTCGGCAAACGCGTCATGATGCGAAGCTCCGTCCAGTCATGGAATGAGATCTACCACGGACTCATGCCCGTGGAAATTGATGGCTGGTTACTCACCCTCTTCAGTGACTGGGACACCCTGGACTATTGCGAGTACTGCAAGTCGCCTGATGGCCGAGTCGGGACACTCGAACTTGGACAGCGTGCCGGAAACGATTCCGGCGATCTATTTAGAGCTTGA